The following are encoded together in the Salvelinus fontinalis isolate EN_2023a chromosome 38, ASM2944872v1, whole genome shotgun sequence genome:
- the LOC129837871 gene encoding leukocyte receptor cluster member 1 homolog, whose amino-acid sequence MNILPKKSWHVRNKDNVARVRRDEAQAAEEEQEVQRRVERAEQEARTEHLRQKSRAALQQSGGWKDEGEGGERGGEGSGRVVEHLNLFPLEESSEKKGNAEYLKDQRDEKEREERAIGLLVSLGPQPGTEVTPWYMKTGREEEKDEEKEKEKDNKGKRLPLSQEENEKRDRRLKDMLDPLKEMKKALAVKDRKEHKSKEKRDRGERRSSGGESSIERLRAERLQREAEEKRRAQALLDQKNGTGKEKERPRETEEREMPYNSAYFPELARKRQRKDRNAWRDGIF is encoded by the exons ATGAATATTCTACCTAAAAAGAGCTGGCATGTTCGCAACAAGGACAACGTCGCGCGCGTGCGTCGGGACGAGGCACAAGCCGCAGAAGAGGAGCAAGAGGTCCAACGCCGTGTGGAGCGAGCAGAGCAGGAG GCGCGAACAGAGCACCTGAGACAGAAGTCACGAGCTGCACTTCAACAGTCTGGAGGATGGAAGGatgaaggagagggaggtgagagaggaggggaggggagtggaagAGTGGTGGAACACCTCAATCTATTTCCTCTGGAGGAGTCGTCTGAGAAGAAAGGAAACGCAGAGTACCTCAAAGACCAGAGGGATGAAAAG GAGCGTGAGGAGCGTGCTATTGGTCTGCTAGTGTCCCTAGGCCCCCAACCTGGGACAGAGGTAACTCCATGGTACATGAAAACAGGCcgggaagaagagaaagacgaagaaaaggagaaagagaaagacaacaAAGGAAAGAGACTGCCACTCAGTCAAGAGGAGaatgagaagagagacagacggcTGAAAGACATGCTGGACCCCTTGAAAGAGATGAAGAAAGCACTGGCGGTGAAGGATAGAAAAGAACATAAGAGTAAGGagaagagggatagaggggagaggagaagcagTGGTGGAGAAAG CTCTATTGAAAGGTTGCGAGCGGAGCGACTGCAGAGAGAggcggaggagaagaggagagcccAGGCCTTGCTGGACCAGAAGAATGGAACAGGGAAAGAGAAGGAGCGAccaagggagacagaggagagggaaatGCCGTACAACAGTGCTTATTTCCCAGAGCTGGCCCGCAAGAGGCAGAGGAAAGACCGCAATGCCTGGAGAGATGGCATCTTTTGA